From a region of the Helianthus annuus cultivar XRQ/B chromosome 5, HanXRQr2.0-SUNRISE, whole genome shotgun sequence genome:
- the LOC110940853 gene encoding putative F-box protein At5g15660, translated as METLEDEQPDDRSAQKAKNSFPEELIEDILSRLPVKSILRFKSVSKPWLSLISAPSFHKLHSAVGPRTTALFFTARDSSTNTSYFFSGARDGGSVANFMMKLDNTFFNFAQKFAQHLNGLVCFTSCTGYTGYAFIFNPSTHKFLKLPDPPVSFPNYTVEEKDTCYLFGFDELTNEHKVLYITVQLTTIEIMIFSFSNYSWRKINVDLPDGVTAWRWWFGTKNSVCVNSTIHLLLRNPLQILAFDLTTETFSIVNMHPEAAPDTILTSIPNAQFLKINGLLGVACYDPWAMNPTNKMDIWMLQDYQNRVWVRETIPFAQIPYGPRGPYPFDSITMDEIIFSPRVLSKNLISVPIYNMKTRCFKSIELTLGHRFLSPKSVSVEEIKCYVESLIPLQN; from the coding sequence atggaAACCCTAGAAGATGAACAACCGGATGATCGATCGGCGCAGAAAGCCAAAAATTCGTTCCCTGAGGAACTCATCGAAGATATCCTTTCCAGACTCCCCGTGAAATCCATCCTCCGATTCAAATCTGTCTCTAAACCGTGGCTCTCTCTCATCTCCGCCCCATCATTCCACAAACTCCACTCAGCCGTTGGGCCCCGTACCACCGCTTTATTCTTTACTGCTCGCGATTCGTCCACCAACACAAGCTACTTCTTCTCCGGCGCTCGTGACGGCGGATCAGTCGCTAATTTTATGATGAAGCTCGATAACACTTTCTTCAACTTTGCCCAAAAATTTGCCCAACATTTGAACGGGTTAGTATGTTTTACTTCCTGCACTGGTTACACTGGTTACGCTTTCATTTTTAACCCTAGTACACATAAGTTTTTAAAACTTCCTGATCCTCCGGTTTCTTTCCCCAATTATACTGTTGAAGAGAAGGATACATGTTACTTGTTTGGGTTTGATGAATTAACTAATGAACACAAGGTTTTGTACATCACTGTTCAATTGACTACAATTGAGATTATGATTTTCTCCTTCTCAAATTACTCATGGAGAAAGATCAATGTGGATCTTCCTGATGGTGTGACTGCTTGGCGTTGGTGGTTTGGcaccaaaaatagtgtttgtGTCAATAGCACCATACATCTGTTGCTTCGAAATCCACTTCAAATTTTGGCATTTGATTTAACAACTGAAACGTTTTCCATTGTTAACATGCATCCAGAGGCGGCTCCCGATACTATATTAACATCCATACCGAATGCACAGTTCTTAAAAATCAATGGCTTATTAGGTGTAGCTTGTTACGATCCCTGGGCCATGAACCCAACAAACAAAATGGACATTTGGATGTTGCAAGATTATCAGAATCGAGTTTGGGTCAGAGAAACCATTCCGTTCGCTCAGATCCCTTATGGGCCACGTGGCCCTTACCCATTTGATTCTATCACTATGGACGAGATTATCTTTAGCCCAAGGGTGTTGTCTAAGAATTTGATCAGTGTTCCCATCTATAACATGAAGACTAGATGTTTTAAATCAATTGAACTCACTCTTGGTCATCGATTTCTATCCCCAAAATCGGTGAGTGTGGAGGAAATTAAGTGTTATGTTGAAAGCCTCATTCCCTTACAGAACTAG
- the LOC110940851 gene encoding putative F-box protein At3g10240, which yields METLEDEQSDDRSAQKAKNSFPEEIIEDILSRLPVKSILRFKSVSKPWLSLISAPSFHNLHSTVAPRTTAFFFTARDSSTGTRYFFSGANDGGSVANLMKLDNTVFDAAHNFAEHLKGLVCFTSRDSLCGKLYAFVFNPTTHKFFKLPDPPVPLRNYTDENKGDYYLFGFDELSNEHKVLYIDVESIKPTTIEIMIFSFSNYSWRKIEVDLPLGISAWRCFV from the coding sequence atggaaacccTAGAAGACGAACAATCGGATGATCGATCGGCGCAGAAAGCCAAAAATTCATTCCCTGAGGAAATAATCGAAGATATCCTTTCCAGACTCCCCGTGAAATCCATCCTCCGATTCAAATCTGTCTCTAAACCATGGCTATCGCTCATCTCCGCTCCATCATTCCACAACCTCCACTCCACCGTTGCCCCCCGTACCACCGCTTTCTTTTTTACCGCTCGCGATTCATCCACAGGCACACGATACTTCTTCTCCGGTGCTAATGACGGTGGATCAGTAGCTAATCTCATGAAACTCGACAACACTGTCTTCGACGCAGCCCATAACTTTGCCGAACATTTGAAGGGGTTAGTATGTTTTACTTCCCGGGATAGTCTTTGTGGTAAACTGTATGCTTTTGTTTTTAACCCTACCACACACAAGTTTTTCAAACTCCCTGACCCTCCTGTTCCCTTACGGAATTACACTGATGAAAACAAGGGTGATTATTACTTGTTTGGGTTCGATGAATTAAGTAATGAACACAAAGTTTTGTACATTGATGTTGAATCGATTAAACCTACTACAATTGAGATTATGATTTTCTCCTTCTCAAATTACTCATGGAGAAAGATCGAGGTCGATCTTCCTCTTGGTATCAGTGCCTGGCGTTGTTTCGTATAG